A window of the Acidovorax sp. YS12 genome harbors these coding sequences:
- the lpxD gene encoding UDP-3-O-(3-hydroxymyristoyl)glucosamine N-acyltransferase, protein MSLLLGQIVDALGGELEGAARETRIARIAPLESAGPGDLSFLSNPRYQQQLAASQAACVIVAPALREQARQRGACIVAANPYAYFARATQLWRQVQGRGQAPGVHPSAVVHPDAQVDASATIGPLCVVERGARIGAHTWLKSRVTVGEDCQVGARCILHAGVVIGADGFGFAPEDGAWVKIEQLGAVRIGDDVELGANTCVDRGALDDTVIEDGVKLDNLVQIGHNVHVGRHAAMAGCAGVAGSARIGAHCTVGGGGIVLGHLALADHVHVSAATTVTRSISQPGLYTGMFPADENAKWEKNAATLKQLHALRERIKALEQALKAT, encoded by the coding sequence GTGAGCTTGCTGCTAGGGCAGATCGTCGATGCGCTCGGCGGCGAACTGGAGGGGGCGGCACGCGAGACCCGCATTGCACGCATAGCCCCCCTGGAATCCGCCGGCCCGGGCGATCTGAGCTTTCTCAGCAATCCCCGCTACCAACAGCAGCTGGCCGCCTCCCAGGCGGCCTGCGTCATTGTGGCGCCTGCGCTGCGGGAGCAAGCCCGCCAGCGCGGTGCCTGCATCGTCGCCGCCAACCCCTATGCCTACTTCGCGCGCGCCACCCAGCTGTGGCGCCAGGTGCAGGGCAGGGGGCAGGCGCCGGGCGTGCACCCCAGTGCCGTGGTGCACCCGGACGCGCAGGTCGATGCCAGCGCCACCATTGGCCCGCTGTGCGTGGTCGAGCGCGGCGCGCGCATCGGGGCCCACACCTGGCTCAAGTCGCGCGTTACCGTGGGCGAGGATTGCCAAGTGGGCGCGCGCTGCATCCTGCATGCGGGCGTCGTGATCGGCGCCGACGGTTTCGGCTTCGCGCCCGAGGACGGCGCCTGGGTCAAGATCGAGCAACTGGGCGCGGTGCGCATCGGCGACGACGTGGAGCTTGGTGCCAACACCTGCGTGGACCGCGGCGCGCTCGACGACACGGTCATCGAGGATGGCGTGAAGCTCGACAACCTGGTGCAGATCGGCCACAACGTGCACGTCGGGCGGCATGCGGCCATGGCGGGCTGCGCGGGCGTGGCGGGCAGTGCACGCATCGGTGCGCATTGCACGGTGGGCGGCGGCGGCATTGTGCTGGGCCACCTGGCGCTGGCCGACCACGTGCATGTATCCGCCGCCACCACCGTGACGCGTTCGATCAGCCAGCCCGGCCTGTACACCGGCATGTTTCCCGCCGACGAAAACGCCAAGTGGGAAAAGAACGCCGCCACACTCAAGCAATTGCACGCCTTGCGCGAACGCATCAAGGCGCTGGAACAGGCACTGAAAGCCACATAG
- a CDS encoding UMP kinase, whose amino-acid sequence MSNATPAHKRILLKLSGEALMGDDAFGINRATIERMVEEVVGVTRLGVQVAVVIGGGNIFRGVAGGAVGMDRATADYMGMLATVMNALALADAMDKQGLTARVMSAIAIDQVVEPYVRPKALQYLEEGKVVVFAAGTGNPFFTTDTAAALRGAEIGAEVVLKATKVDGVYTADPNKDPSATRYSKLSFDEAITRNLGIMDATAFALCRDQKLPIRVFSIVKHGALQRVVMGEDEGTLVYA is encoded by the coding sequence ATGTCCAACGCCACGCCAGCCCACAAGCGCATTCTGCTCAAGTTGTCTGGCGAGGCCCTGATGGGTGACGATGCCTTCGGCATCAACCGCGCCACTATCGAACGCATGGTCGAGGAAGTGGTCGGCGTGACCCGCCTGGGCGTGCAGGTGGCGGTGGTGATCGGCGGGGGGAATATTTTCCGCGGTGTCGCGGGCGGCGCCGTGGGCATGGACCGGGCCACGGCCGACTACATGGGCATGCTGGCCACGGTGATGAACGCCCTGGCCCTGGCCGATGCCATGGACAAGCAGGGGCTGACGGCGCGCGTGATGTCGGCCATCGCCATCGACCAGGTGGTGGAGCCCTACGTGCGTCCCAAGGCCCTGCAGTACCTCGAAGAGGGCAAGGTGGTGGTGTTTGCCGCCGGCACGGGCAATCCCTTCTTCACCACGGATACGGCCGCCGCGCTGCGCGGCGCCGAGATCGGTGCCGAGGTGGTGCTCAAGGCGACCAAGGTGGATGGCGTGTATACGGCCGACCCGAACAAGGATCCATCGGCCACGCGGTATTCCAAGCTCTCGTTCGACGAGGCCATCACGCGCAACCTGGGCATCATGGATGCCACGGCGTTCGCCCTGTGCCGCGACCAGAAGCTGCCGATCCGCGTGTTCTCCATCGTCAAGCATGGCGCACTGCAGCGCGTGGTGATGGGCGAGGACGAAGGCACGCTGGTGTACGCTTGA
- the frr gene encoding ribosome recycling factor — protein sequence MTIADIKKNTEAKMDQSIQAFKNNLAKIRTGRANPALLDTIHVEYYGSMVPLSQVANVSLLDARTISVQPWEKNMGAKIEKAIRESDLGLNPASLGDLIRVPMPPMSEERRKEMTKLARNEAEGAKVAVRNLRRDANDAVKKLVKDKLASEDDQKRAEADVQKSTDKRIAEIDALVAAKEQEIMAI from the coding sequence ATGACCATTGCCGATATCAAGAAGAACACCGAAGCCAAGATGGACCAGTCCATCCAGGCGTTCAAGAACAACCTGGCCAAGATCCGCACCGGCCGCGCCAATCCCGCGCTGCTCGACACCATCCATGTCGAGTACTACGGCTCGATGGTGCCGCTGTCCCAGGTGGCCAACGTCTCGCTGCTCGATGCGCGCACGATCAGCGTGCAGCCCTGGGAAAAGAACATGGGCGCGAAGATCGAGAAAGCCATCCGCGAGAGCGACCTGGGCCTGAATCCGGCCTCGCTGGGTGACCTGATCCGCGTGCCCATGCCGCCGATGAGCGAGGAGCGCCGCAAGGAAATGACCAAGCTCGCGCGCAACGAGGCCGAGGGTGCCAAGGTGGCCGTGCGCAACCTGCGCCGCGACGCCAACGATGCCGTGAAGAAGCTGGTCAAGGACAAGCTCGCGTCGGAAGACGACCAGAAGCGCGCCGAGGCCGACGTGCAGAAATCCACCGACAAGCGCATCGCCGAGATCGATGCGCTGGTGGCGGCCAAGGAACAAGAAATCATGGCGATTTGA
- a CDS encoding OmpH family outer membrane protein, producing the protein MKTFSRHFSLAVLLGSMALAAPLAAHAEEFKAGFVNTDRLFREANAAKAAQSKLEQEFAKREKELMDMGNTLKSASEKFERDAPTMAESQRQTRQRQLVDQDREFQRKRREFQEDLSARKNEELAQVLERANKVVKQVAEQEKYDVILQEAVYINPKHDITDKVLKALNAAAK; encoded by the coding sequence ATGAAAACCTTCTCTCGTCATTTCTCCCTGGCCGTGTTGCTGGGCTCCATGGCTCTGGCGGCTCCGTTGGCCGCGCATGCCGAAGAATTCAAGGCGGGTTTCGTCAACACCGACCGCCTGTTCCGCGAAGCCAACGCCGCCAAGGCCGCGCAGTCCAAGCTCGAGCAGGAATTCGCCAAGCGCGAGAAGGAACTCATGGACATGGGCAACACCCTCAAGTCCGCGTCGGAAAAGTTCGAGCGCGACGCGCCCACCATGGCCGAAAGCCAGCGCCAGACGCGCCAGCGCCAGCTCGTCGATCAGGACCGCGAGTTCCAGCGCAAGCGCCGCGAGTTCCAGGAAGACCTGAGCGCGCGCAAGAACGAGGAGCTGGCCCAGGTGCTGGAGCGTGCCAACAAGGTCGTCAAGCAGGTGGCCGAGCAGGAGAAGTACGACGTGATCCTGCAGGAAGCCGTCTACATCAACCCCAAGCACGACATCACCGACAAGGTGCTCAAGGCGCTCAACGCCGCCGCCAAGTGA
- a CDS encoding 1-deoxy-D-xylulose-5-phosphate reductoisomerase has translation MTQRLTVLGSTGSIGTSTLDVVRRHPGRFEVLALSAATQVDALLAQCAEFQPRYAVMASAEHARALAEKIQANSLPTQVLQAPDALETIASHPDVDAVMGAIVGAAGLAPCLAAARAGKRLLLANKEALVVGGALFMHTVRTHGCTLLPIDSEHSAIFQCLPEDRGTWARRVDSILLTASGGPFRQRDPATLAAITPEQACAHPNFAMGRKISVDSATMMNKALEVIEARWLFDMAPEQIKVVIHPQQIIHSMVQFKDASILAQLGTPDMRVPIACGLAWPERIESGAALLDFATLSALAFEEADARRFPGLHLSWQALRAAEGTTAILNAANEVAVDAFLSRRLRFDHIHRVNLATLERITPARTASLHDLLALDAEARSVAQGAVARMAA, from the coding sequence ATGACGCAACGATTGACGGTTCTGGGCTCCACGGGCTCGATTGGCACCAGCACGCTGGACGTGGTGCGGCGCCACCCTGGCCGTTTCGAGGTGCTTGCCCTGAGCGCTGCCACGCAGGTCGATGCCCTGCTGGCCCAGTGCGCCGAATTCCAGCCCCGCTATGCCGTCATGGCGAGCGCCGAGCATGCGCGGGCCCTGGCCGAAAAAATTCAGGCAAATAGCCTTCCAACCCAGGTGCTGCAAGCGCCAGACGCTCTTGAAACCATAGCGTCACATCCCGACGTCGATGCCGTCATGGGCGCCATCGTGGGCGCGGCCGGCCTGGCGCCCTGCCTGGCGGCGGCGCGCGCGGGCAAGCGCCTGCTGCTGGCCAACAAGGAGGCGCTGGTGGTGGGCGGGGCGCTGTTCATGCACACGGTGCGCACGCACGGCTGCACGCTGCTGCCCATCGACAGCGAGCATTCCGCCATCTTCCAGTGCCTGCCGGAGGACCGCGGCACCTGGGCGCGGCGCGTGGACAGCATCCTGCTGACCGCGTCCGGTGGCCCGTTCCGCCAGCGCGACCCGGCTACCCTCGCGGCGATCACGCCCGAGCAGGCGTGCGCGCACCCGAATTTCGCCATGGGGCGGAAGATCTCCGTCGATTCCGCCACCATGATGAACAAGGCGCTGGAGGTGATCGAGGCGCGCTGGCTGTTCGACATGGCACCCGAGCAGATCAAGGTGGTGATCCACCCGCAGCAGATCATCCACTCCATGGTGCAGTTCAAGGATGCCTCCATCCTGGCGCAACTGGGCACGCCCGACATGCGCGTGCCCATCGCCTGCGGGCTGGCCTGGCCCGAACGCATCGAGAGCGGCGCGGCCCTGCTCGACTTCGCCACGCTGTCCGCGCTGGCTTTCGAGGAGGCCGATGCACGGCGCTTTCCGGGGCTGCACCTGTCGTGGCAGGCTCTGCGCGCGGCGGAGGGCACGACGGCCATCCTCAACGCGGCGAACGAGGTGGCGGTGGACGCCTTCCTGTCGCGGCGCCTGCGCTTCGACCATATCCACCGCGTGAACCTCGCGACGCTCGAACGCATCACGCCGGCGCGCACCGCCAGCCTGCACGACCTGCTGGCACTCGATGCTGAGGCGCGCAGCGTCGCGCAAGGCGCCGTGGCGCGCATGGCGGCGTGA
- the uppS gene encoding di-trans,poly-cis-decaprenylcistransferase translates to MADSNVVPHHIAIVMDGNGRWASRRLLPRLVGHKQGVESLRRCVRACRERGVHVLTVFAFSSENWNRPQDEVSGLMELMAMALAREVPQLAKEGVRLHFVGERAGLSDKVRTGLAQSEAATAHNTALVLNVCFNYGGRWDIAQAAAALAQRGAPITEASLHAAMGMAHVPDPDLLIRTGGEMRISNFLLWQAAYSELYFSDRLWPDFDEAALDEAIAAYGARERRFGKTSEQIQAARSA, encoded by the coding sequence ATGGCTGATTCCAACGTGGTACCGCACCACATCGCCATCGTCATGGATGGCAACGGCCGCTGGGCTTCGCGCCGCTTGCTGCCGCGCCTGGTGGGCCACAAGCAGGGGGTTGAATCGTTGCGCCGCTGCGTGCGCGCGTGCCGCGAGCGCGGCGTGCATGTGCTCACGGTGTTCGCGTTTTCCTCCGAGAACTGGAACCGTCCGCAGGACGAGGTGTCCGGCCTCATGGAACTGATGGCCATGGCGCTGGCGCGCGAGGTGCCGCAGCTGGCGAAGGAGGGCGTGCGCCTGCATTTCGTCGGTGAGCGCGCCGGGCTGTCGGACAAGGTGCGCACCGGCCTGGCGCAGTCCGAGGCCGCCACCGCACACAACACGGCGCTGGTGCTCAACGTCTGCTTCAACTACGGCGGCCGCTGGGACATCGCCCAGGCCGCTGCCGCACTGGCCCAGCGTGGCGCGCCGATCACCGAAGCCAGCCTGCACGCCGCCATGGGCATGGCGCATGTCCCGGACCCGGATCTGCTGATCCGCACCGGCGGCGAGATGCGCATCAGCAATTTCCTGCTGTGGCAGGCAGCCTATTCCGAGCTGTACTTCAGCGACCGCCTCTGGCCGGACTTCGACGAAGCCGCGCTCGATGAAGCCATTGCCGCCTACGGCGCGCGCGAGCGCCGCTTTGGCAAGACCTCCGAACAAATCCAGGCCGCGCGTTCCGCCTAG
- the bamA gene encoding outer membrane protein assembly factor BamA: MTKHINRWGVRTASAIAAMVFASQAAWALAPFKVQDIRVEGLQRVEPGTIFASLPLRVGDEYNDEKGSAAIRALFALGLFKDVRLEANGNVLVVVVEERPTIANVEFAGTKEFDKDALQKAMRDVGLAEGRPFDKALADRAEQELKRQYINKSLYGAEVVTTVTPVERNRVNLTFTVSEGEPARIKEIHITGNKAFSESTLKGLFDLDTGGWLSWYTKSDRYARAKLNADLETLRSYYLQRGYLEFRVDSTQVAISPDKQDIAITVNVTEGERFVVSGVKLEGNFLDRDDEFKSLVSIQPGEPYNADKVTETTKAFTEHFGNFGFAFARVEAVPEIDRETNRVAIVLRAEPSRRAYVRRIQVSGNNRTRDEVIRREFRQYEASWYDGDKIKLSRDRVDRLGYFTEVNVETQDVPGSPDQVDLVINVAEKPTGSLQLGAGFSSAEKIALSFSIKQDNVFGSGNYLGVDVNTSKYRRTLVFSTTDPYFTQSGISRTFDLYYRTDKPYQDQGGNYEIVTTGTSVRFGVPFSEVDTVFFGGGLEHTRIKAGTNIPAAYLAYADAYGYSSTGVPLTIGWSRDDRDSALAPNSGRYQRLNSEWSVAGDARYVRANYQYQQYVPLNKKFTLAFNGELGLGKGIGGRPFPVFKNFYSGGLGSVRGFDQGTLGPRDITGASLGGPKKVTLNAELVAPFPGAGNDRTLRVFGFVDAGNVFGDNEKISFGEMRASAGLGLSWISPLGPLRIAYAQPVRKQAGDKIQKLQFQIGTSF; the protein is encoded by the coding sequence ATGACAAAACACATCAATCGCTGGGGTGTGCGCACCGCTTCGGCCATCGCCGCCATGGTTTTTGCATCCCAGGCCGCCTGGGCCCTCGCGCCCTTCAAGGTGCAGGACATCCGGGTCGAGGGGTTGCAGCGGGTCGAGCCGGGCACGATCTTTGCCTCGCTGCCGCTGCGCGTGGGCGACGAATACAACGACGAAAAAGGCTCCGCCGCGATTCGTGCGCTGTTCGCCCTCGGCCTGTTCAAGGATGTGCGCCTGGAGGCCAACGGCAACGTGCTCGTGGTGGTGGTCGAGGAGCGGCCCACGATCGCCAACGTGGAGTTCGCGGGCACCAAGGAGTTCGACAAGGACGCGCTGCAAAAGGCCATGCGCGACGTGGGCCTGGCCGAAGGCCGCCCGTTCGACAAGGCGCTGGCCGACCGTGCCGAGCAGGAGCTCAAGCGCCAGTACATCAACAAGAGCCTGTACGGCGCCGAGGTGGTGACCACCGTCACCCCGGTGGAGCGCAACCGCGTCAACCTGACCTTCACGGTGTCCGAGGGCGAGCCCGCGCGCATCAAGGAAATCCACATCACCGGCAACAAGGCCTTCAGCGAATCCACGCTCAAGGGCCTGTTCGACCTGGACACTGGCGGCTGGCTCAGCTGGTACACCAAGAGCGACCGCTATGCGCGCGCGAAGCTCAATGCCGATCTGGAAACGCTGCGTTCGTACTACCTGCAGCGCGGCTACCTCGAGTTCCGCGTCGATTCCACGCAGGTGGCCATTTCGCCAGACAAGCAGGACATCGCCATCACCGTCAACGTGACCGAGGGCGAGCGCTTCGTGGTTTCCGGCGTCAAGCTCGAAGGCAACTTCCTCGACCGTGACGACGAATTCAAATCGCTGGTCAGCATCCAGCCGGGCGAACCGTACAACGCCGACAAGGTGACCGAGACCACCAAGGCCTTCACCGAGCACTTCGGCAACTTCGGCTTCGCGTTCGCGCGCGTCGAGGCCGTGCCCGAGATCGACCGCGAGACCAACCGCGTGGCCATCGTGCTGCGCGCCGAGCCTTCGCGCCGCGCCTACGTGCGCCGCATCCAGGTCAGCGGCAACAACCGCACGCGCGACGAAGTGATCCGCCGCGAGTTCCGGCAGTACGAGGCCTCCTGGTACGACGGCGACAAGATCAAGCTGTCGCGCGACCGCGTGGACCGCCTGGGGTATTTCACCGAGGTCAACGTCGAGACGCAGGACGTGCCCGGCTCGCCCGACCAGGTGGACCTGGTGATCAACGTGGCGGAAAAGCCCACGGGCTCGCTGCAGCTCGGCGCGGGCTTCTCGAGCGCCGAGAAGATCGCGCTCTCGTTCAGCATCAAGCAGGACAACGTGTTCGGCTCGGGCAACTACCTGGGCGTGGACGTGAACACCAGCAAGTACCGCCGCACCCTGGTGTTCTCCACCACCGATCCGTACTTCACCCAGAGCGGCATCTCGCGCACCTTCGATCTCTACTATCGCACCGACAAGCCCTACCAGGACCAGGGCGGCAACTACGAGATCGTCACCACCGGGACCAGCGTGCGCTTCGGCGTGCCGTTCAGCGAGGTGGACACGGTTTTCTTCGGCGGCGGGCTGGAGCACACGCGCATCAAGGCCGGCACCAACATCCCGGCGGCCTACCTCGCCTATGCCGATGCCTATGGTTACAGCAGCACCGGTGTGCCGCTGACGATCGGCTGGTCGCGCGATGACCGCGACAGCGCGCTGGCGCCCAACTCCGGCCGCTACCAGCGCCTGAATTCGGAGTGGTCCGTGGCGGGCGACGCGCGCTACGTGCGTGCCAACTACCAGTACCAGCAGTACGTGCCGCTGAACAAGAAGTTCACCCTGGCGTTCAACGGCGAGCTGGGCCTGGGCAAGGGCATCGGCGGCCGTCCGTTCCCGGTGTTCAAGAACTTCTACTCGGGCGGCCTCGGTTCGGTGCGCGGCTTCGATCAGGGCACGCTGGGTCCGCGCGACATCACGGGCGCGTCGCTCGGCGGCCCGAAGAAGGTCACGCTCAACGCCGAGCTGGTCGCGCCGTTCCCCGGCGCCGGCAACGACCGCACGCTGCGTGTCTTCGGCTTCGTCGATGCGGGCAACGTGTTCGGCGACAACGAAAAAATCAGCTTCGGCGAAATGCGCGCTTCCGCGGGCCTGGGCCTGAGCTGGATTTCGCCGCTGGGGCCGCTGCGCATCGCCTATGCACAGCCCGTGCGCAAGCAAGCAGGCGATAAAATCCAGAAACTGCAATTCCAAATCGGAACGTCCTTCTAA
- the rseP gene encoding RIP metalloprotease RseP has protein sequence MLLTVLAFFVALAILIAVHEYGHYRVAVACGVKVLRFSVGFGTPLLRWRRQGSPTEFVIGAFPLGGYVRMLDEREAPVEESERHLAFNNQPLRSRAAIVAAGPLANLLLAVLLYAVVNWSGVEEPKAYLASPAAGSIAERAGLHGGELVLGVGVGGQDIEPVRSFEDLRWTLARAALEGDNVRLAVQARPGAAQREIVLETSRLEAGDADAQLLRKIGIQGPWRRPVLGEVMAGGAAEGAGLRAGDLVLKIGAVEVTDGAQLHELIRASVRDGKALTQAWRIERGGQVLTLDVTPGLYWESADAPIGRIGAYVGAAPEMVTVRYGVLEGLWSGAVRTWEVSSLTLRTMGRMVIGEASLKNLSGPLTIADYAGKSAAMGLAYYLGFLALISVSLGVLNLLPLPVLDGGHLMYYLWEAVTGRGVSDAWMERLQRAGVAVLILMMSIALFNDITRLFG, from the coding sequence ATGCTGCTGACCGTGCTTGCTTTCTTTGTGGCGCTGGCCATCCTGATCGCCGTGCATGAGTACGGCCACTACCGCGTAGCCGTGGCCTGCGGGGTCAAGGTGCTGCGCTTTTCCGTGGGCTTCGGTACGCCCTTGCTGCGCTGGCGGCGGCAGGGCTCGCCGACGGAGTTCGTCATCGGCGCGTTTCCCCTGGGCGGCTATGTGCGCATGCTCGACGAGCGCGAGGCGCCCGTGGAGGAGAGCGAGCGCCACCTAGCCTTCAACAACCAGCCGCTGCGCTCCCGCGCTGCGATCGTCGCGGCCGGGCCGCTGGCCAACCTGCTGCTGGCGGTGCTGCTGTACGCCGTGGTCAACTGGAGCGGCGTGGAGGAACCGAAGGCGTACCTCGCCAGTCCGGCCGCAGGCTCCATCGCCGAACGGGCGGGCCTGCATGGGGGCGAACTGGTGCTGGGCGTTGGCGTAGGGGGGCAGGACATCGAGCCCGTGCGCTCCTTCGAGGACCTGCGCTGGACGCTGGCACGCGCGGCGCTGGAAGGCGACAACGTGCGCCTCGCCGTGCAGGCGCGCCCTGGCGCCGCGCAGCGCGAGATCGTGCTGGAGACATCGCGGCTGGAGGCCGGCGACGCCGATGCCCAGTTGCTGCGCAAGATCGGCATCCAGGGGCCGTGGCGGCGCCCGGTGCTGGGCGAGGTGATGGCGGGCGGCGCGGCCGAGGGCGCCGGATTGCGTGCCGGCGACCTGGTGCTGAAGATAGGCGCGGTGGAAGTGACGGACGGCGCGCAACTGCACGAGCTGATCCGCGCCTCCGTGCGCGACGGCAAGGCGCTCACGCAGGCCTGGCGCATCGAGCGCGGCGGGCAGGTTTTGACGCTGGACGTGACGCCCGGGCTGTACTGGGAGTCCGCCGATGCGCCGATTGGCCGCATCGGCGCCTACGTGGGCGCCGCGCCCGAGATGGTCACCGTGCGCTACGGCGTGCTGGAAGGGCTGTGGAGCGGCGCGGTGCGCACCTGGGAAGTCTCCAGCCTCACGCTGCGCACCATGGGCCGCATGGTGATCGGCGAGGCCTCGCTCAAGAACCTCAGCGGACCGCTGACCATCGCCGACTACGCGGGCAAATCGGCGGCCATGGGGCTGGCCTATTACCTGGGCTTTCTGGCGCTGATCAGCGTCAGCCTGGGGGTGCTCAACCTGTTGCCGCTGCCCGTTCTGGATGGGGGCCACCTGATGTATTATCTTTGGGAGGCCGTGACCGGCAGGGGCGTGTCCGATGCCTGGATGGAGCGACTGCAGCGCGCGGGCGTTGCGGTGCTGATTCTGATGATGTCCATCGCCCTGTTCAACGATATCACCCGGCTCTTTGGCTAA
- a CDS encoding phosphatidate cytidylyltransferase: MLQQRIITALVLLAILLPALLYPDPLPFTLVVLALMAAGAWEWGRLNGFGQGTALGLGAVCVGLCGLSWAAGGLQSPMPWAWAAGGGLWVLGGAGLLRAGVAGWPQIPKALRVAGGLLALWLAWLAVVQARMLGVNFLLSVLSLVWVADIGAYFAGRAFGQRFTRNKLAPSISPGKSWEGVWGGMAGVLLLAVLWVWADQAMQPAVPSFYTRLARQGWWLLLLGAIFMAAMSVVGDLVESLVKRSVGAKDSSGLLPGHGGVLDRVDALLPTLPLAMMLSSWIYG, from the coding sequence ATGCTCCAACAGCGCATCATCACCGCCCTGGTTCTGCTGGCCATCCTGCTGCCAGCCTTGCTTTACCCCGATCCGCTGCCGTTCACGCTGGTGGTGCTGGCGCTGATGGCGGCCGGCGCCTGGGAGTGGGGGCGGCTCAACGGCTTCGGCCAGGGCACGGCCCTGGGCCTGGGCGCGGTGTGCGTGGGGCTGTGCGGCCTGTCGTGGGCGGCGGGTGGCCTGCAGTCGCCCATGCCCTGGGCCTGGGCCGCGGGCGGCGGCCTGTGGGTGCTCGGTGGCGCAGGGCTGCTGCGCGCGGGCGTGGCGGGCTGGCCGCAGATTCCGAAGGCGCTGCGCGTGGCTGGTGGCCTGCTGGCCCTGTGGCTGGCGTGGCTGGCCGTGGTGCAGGCGCGCATGCTGGGCGTGAACTTCCTGCTGTCCGTGCTGTCCCTGGTATGGGTGGCCGACATCGGCGCCTACTTCGCCGGGCGGGCCTTCGGGCAGCGTTTTACGCGCAACAAGCTGGCGCCCTCCATCAGCCCGGGCAAGAGCTGGGAAGGCGTCTGGGGCGGCATGGCGGGTGTGCTGCTGCTGGCGGTGCTGTGGGTCTGGGCGGACCAGGCCATGCAGCCTGCGGTGCCGAGTTTCTACACCCGGCTGGCGCGGCAGGGCTGGTGGCTGCTGCTGCTGGGGGCCATCTTCATGGCGGCCATGAGTGTGGTGGGCGACCTGGTGGAGTCGCTGGTCAAGCGCAGCGTCGGCGCCAAGGACAGCAGCGGCTTGCTGCCAGGCCATGGCGGCGTGCTCGACCGCGTGGATGCGCTGCTGCCGACCTTGCCGCTGGCCATGATGCTTTCCTCTTGGATATACGGATGA